The window CCGAGGCGCGCTTGAGCGGAATGCTGAAGGTGAAGCTGCTGCCCTGGCCGGGCAGGGCCCGCGCATCGATCTCGCCGCCCATCAGGGTGACGAGGTTCTTGCAGATGGCCAGGCCCAGTCCGGTGCCGCCATAACGCCGGGTGATGGTGTCATCACCCTGCACAAACCGTTCGAACAGCCGCGGCAGAACGGCCTCGTCGAGGCCAACTCCGGTGTCATCGACGGTGATGGTCAGCTGGCAGTCATCGCCGGATGCGGGAGAGACCTCCACCCGGACCGTGACCTTGCCGGAGTCGGTGAACTTGATGGCATTGGCGGTCAGGTTGCCCACGACCTGCCTCAGTCTCAGGGCATCGCCGAGGAACGGGCCGTCGGCCTCCGGCGAGAACTGGACGTCAAAGGCCAGGCCCTTGCTGTCAGCCCGCAGGCGCATCAGATCGGTGCAGGTCAGGATCTCGGCCTTCAGGTCGAGCGGCGCGATCTCCAGTTCCAGGCGGGAGGCCTCGATCTTGGCAATGTCGAGCAGGTCATTGAGGATGCGCTCCAGCGTCTCCCCCGACGCCACGATGATGTCGACCATCTCGCGCTGTCGATCGGGCATTTCGAGACGCGACAGGGCCTTGGCCAAGGCGATGACGCCATTCAGCGGCGTGCGAATCTCGTGACTGACATTGGCCAGGAAGGTCGACTTGGCGGCGCTCGCTCGCTCGGCGGTATCGACCGCCTCGATCAGGGCGGCTTCCTGCAGCTTCAGCTGGGTGATGTCGACAAAGGTGGTCAGGGTCTGGGTCAGGTCATCCCCGTCGTGCAGCGGCAGGGAATTGACGTTCAGCCAGCGCCGTTCCTCGTGGGGCAGGTTCACGCCCAGCATGAAGTCCAGGACCGGCTTGCCGGTGCTCAGACACTGCATTGAGGGTTGCTGGTCGACGGGCAGCGGCTTGCCGTCGCCGTCGATCAGGCTCCAGTCAGGATCCGCGGACGAGCGACCGGTGAGCTGGTCCTCGGTCATGCCCAGAAGGCGCGCGGCATGGGCATTGTGCTCGACAATGACGCTGGCGCGATCCTGCAGCACAACGCCTTCGCGCATGGCGGCGATGATGGTGCGGTAACGTTGATCGCTCCGCCGCATGTCTTCGAGGGTCTGGATCTGGGCGGCGGCAATCTGCGCCCCGGCCCGCGCCTCGATCAGGGCCATGGCCACACGGGACAGCCGCTCCAGACAGCGCAGCTCGCGCGGCGTCCAGGCCTTGGGCCGGGTATCGATGGCGCAGAGCGTGCCGATCCTCAGGCCATCGACCGTCGTCAGGGGGGCCCCGGCATAGGCCATGATCCCGGTGACGCCGGTAACCAGCGGATTGTCGGAAAAGCGCGGATCCTGGGTTGCGTCCTCGACGACGAAGACGGACGGCGTCTGGATGGCATGGCTGCAGAAGGCGACGTCGCGCGGGGTTTCCTGATCTTCGATGCCAATCCGCGCCTTGAACCACTGGCGATCGGCATCCACCAGGGAGATCAGGGAGATCGGGGTGCCGCAGGTCTCGGAGACCTCGGTCACCAGGTCATTGAAGCCCTCTTCCTCGATCGTATCGAGGATATCGAGCGCCCACAGCGCCGCCAGCCGCCGCTTCTCAAGATCGGGCACACTGTCGAGGATCACCATGCCAAGTCGCCGAAGGCCCCTGATTCTTCAATTGGATCATGGGTTAGAGGATCTTGTCGCGCAATCTAACCCAGGTGGGCGATATGACACAGGGGGCTGCCCCAGGCCTTGGCGACGAGGCCCGAGGTGGATCGCGAAGGCGCTGAACTTGAACACGGGTCCTTCGGGCCCGAGGGCGGCGAAGCGGTGCCTGGATGCACTGACGGTGCCGGGCTCAGGGCGGGGCCCGGCTCGCCTCACCCCATCGCGTCGCAATTGGCCCGGATGAAGTCAAAATGGTCCGGCATCACCTCGGCCGAGCGGGCGATCACGGCCTTGATGTCGGCCATGCGCCGGACCAGTTCCTCGTCGCCCATCACCTCGACCATCGGGTCATAGCCCCCCGGCAGCAGGCCCTGGCCGACCATGACGGCGAACCAGGAGGTGTCGTTGAACAGCTCCTCGTTCTCGCGGAAAATCCGGCCATGGCTCTGGAAGAGGGCGATCTTGTCGGCCAGGTAGTCGGGGATCGGCATTTCCCGCAGATAGTCCCAATAGGGCGTATCGTTCCGCTGCGTGGCCTTGAAGTGCAGGATGATGAAGTCGCGGATCTTCTCGTATTCGAAGGCCATCACCCGGTTGTAGCGGTCGATGTCCGGCTGGTGGAAATTGCGGTCGGGGAACATGGCCAGCAGGCGGGCGATCCCGACCTGGATCAGGTGGATCGACTGGCTCTCCAGCGGCTCCATGAAGCCGGCCGAAAGGCCGATGGCGACCACGTTCCTGTTCCAGCTCTTCTTGCGCCGGCCGGCGGTGAAGCGGATCTGGTTGGGGGGAGCCAGGGGCTCGCCGTCGAGATGGGCCAGCAGATAGGCCGTGGCCTCGTCTTCGCTGATGTGGGCGCTGGAATAGGCGTAGCCGTTGCCCAGCCGATGCTGCAGCGGGATCCGCCATTGCCAGCCGGCCGGCCGGGCCGTGGCGCGGGTCACCGGAGCGTTTGATCCGCCGAGGGTGCAGGGTACGGCGACGGCGCGGTCATTGAGCAGCCAGTTCGACCAGTCCTCATAGCCCGTCTGCAGGGTCTGTTCGATCAGCAGGCCGCGGAAGCCCGAGCAGTCGATGAACAGGTCGCCCTCGACGACCGCGCCGCTCTCCAGGGTGACCGAGGTCACGAAGCCGGTCAGGCCGTCCTGCTGGACCGTGGCGATCTTGCCCTCCTGCCGCACGATCCCGCGCGCTTCGGCATAGTCCCGCAGGTAGCGGGCATAGAGCCCGGCATCGAACTGGAAGGCATAGGCGATCGCGCCCAGAGGCGAATTGGCCTGTCCGTTGGGGCGCATGAACCTACCCTGCTGGGCCGCCACGGCATTGAGCGAATAGGCCCCGAGATCAGGCTCCAGGCCCATGCCATGCAGCTTCAGCCAGTAGGCGTGGAACGACACGGCTTCCATGTCGACGCCATAGGGACCGAACGGGTGGTGGTAGCTGTGACCGATCGCCTTCCAGTCGACGAACTCGATGGCCAGCTTGAAGGTGGCCTTGGTCTTGCGGACGAA of the Caulobacter henricii genome contains:
- a CDS encoding hybrid sensor histidine kinase/response regulator, with translation MVILDSVPDLEKRRLAALWALDILDTIEEEGFNDLVTEVSETCGTPISLISLVDADRQWFKARIGIEDQETPRDVAFCSHAIQTPSVFVVEDATQDPRFSDNPLVTGVTGIMAYAGAPLTTVDGLRIGTLCAIDTRPKAWTPRELRCLERLSRVAMALIEARAGAQIAAAQIQTLEDMRRSDQRYRTIIAAMREGVVLQDRASVIVEHNAHAARLLGMTEDQLTGRSSADPDWSLIDGDGKPLPVDQQPSMQCLSTGKPVLDFMLGVNLPHEERRWLNVNSLPLHDGDDLTQTLTTFVDITQLKLQEAALIEAVDTAERASAAKSTFLANVSHEIRTPLNGVIALAKALSRLEMPDRQREMVDIIVASGETLERILNDLLDIAKIEASRLELEIAPLDLKAEILTCTDLMRLRADSKGLAFDVQFSPEADGPFLGDALRLRQVVGNLTANAIKFTDSGKVTVRVEVSPASGDDCQLTITVDDTGVGLDEAVLPRLFERFVQGDDTITRRYGGTGLGLAICKNLVTLMGGEIDARALPGQGSSFTFSIPLKRASAPDTAAAPTLWSDVSTPKPGQSLRVLLAEDHPVNRRVVELLLEPLEVELVMAENGAEALERFGQSPFDLVLMDMQMPVLDGLSATADIRTWEAAQQRPPTPIIMMTANASPAHRDQAIAAGANGFITKPVTPDTLYAGIDAALAVKVAAA
- a CDS encoding tryptophan halogenase family protein, with protein sequence MTRVNRLRKVVIVGGGTAGWMTAAALGRFLTRDGQTEVTLVESEAIGTVGVGESTIPQINIFNRMLGLDENDFVRKTKATFKLAIEFVDWKAIGHSYHHPFGPYGVDMEAVSFHAYWLKLHGMGLEPDLGAYSLNAVAAQQGRFMRPNGQANSPLGAIAYAFQFDAGLYARYLRDYAEARGIVRQEGKIATVQQDGLTGFVTSVTLESGAVVEGDLFIDCSGFRGLLIEQTLQTGYEDWSNWLLNDRAVAVPCTLGGSNAPVTRATARPAGWQWRIPLQHRLGNGYAYSSAHISEDEATAYLLAHLDGEPLAPPNQIRFTAGRRKKSWNRNVVAIGLSAGFMEPLESQSIHLIQVGIARLLAMFPDRNFHQPDIDRYNRVMAFEYEKIRDFIILHFKATQRNDTPYWDYLREMPIPDYLADKIALFQSHGRIFRENEELFNDTSWFAVMVGQGLLPGGYDPMVEVMGDEELVRRMADIKAVIARSAEVMPDHFDFIRANCDAMG